A single Altererythrobacter sp. BO-6 DNA region contains:
- a CDS encoding superoxide dismutase family protein, protein MHYRSLITLTLASAISAGCVTTGGPGLEEVASGALIKSDGATAGTARLVRADNSLSLEIQGQGFEAGERALHLHQTGTCEGPAFTSAGGHLNPFGKTHGHLSPDGKHLGDLPNLQIPSSGQFDVTVQVSEDAAAVLPKIFDTDGTAVMIHAGPDDYRTDPTGAAGARIACAVLAS, encoded by the coding sequence ATGCACTATCGCTCGCTCATCACGCTCACCCTGGCATCCGCGATCTCGGCTGGTTGCGTCACGACCGGTGGACCAGGCTTGGAAGAAGTCGCCTCAGGGGCGCTGATCAAATCGGATGGCGCGACGGCAGGCACCGCCCGCCTCGTCCGCGCGGACAATAGCCTGTCTCTAGAAATTCAGGGACAAGGGTTTGAAGCGGGCGAGCGAGCGCTGCATCTCCACCAAACCGGCACATGCGAAGGGCCCGCCTTTACATCGGCTGGCGGTCACTTGAATCCCTTTGGCAAAACGCACGGCCACCTGAGCCCGGATGGCAAGCACCTGGGCGACCTGCCAAATCTCCAAATTCCATCAAGCGGGCAGTTCGATGTTACCGTTCAAGTCAGCGAAGACGCTGCCGCCGTCTTGCCAAAGATCTTTGACACGGACGGAACCGCCGTGATGATCCATGCCGGGCCGGACGATTATCGCACCGACCCGACCGGCGCGGCCGGTGCGCGCATCGCCTGTGCGGTGCTTGCGTCCTGA